A region of the Trichocoleus sp. genome:
TTCCGTTGGCACAAACGTATTTCTAAAAATGCGATGTTCGATCGACACAGCTTATTTCCCCGATCGCTCAACTTTCCTTAGTTATATCAGGTGCAACGATCGCTGTAATTTGGTGAACCCGACGCTGATAGTCTGCGTCACTCAACACTGGCTTTGCAACCTCTGGCGATAGATTTGCTTGCAGTTCAATCCAGGATTTGCAGCCACCATACTCTGGTTGATAGGAAATTGCTTGGGGTTCTGGCGATCGATAAGCCCGCAACAACAGCACCGAAAGCGGCGATCGGGGTTTCCATTTCAGTCGTTCTGAAGCAAAATCAGCATTCCAAATGTGAAACGGCAGCAGAGCCTCTACAATGGACGCCTCACTCACTTCGATCGCATGAGTAATTTCTGCCCAGGCTGAAATCACTACTGTCTCAGGATGCCAACCCGAAGGAACCAGACTCACCTGCCCAGCATATTCGGGCTTCAGCAGATGTGGCTTTTGATGCTCGTAAGTGGGATAGAGCCAGACGCGATGCTGGTGAACTGCAAACCGCCCTCCTTGCTCTCGAATACCGCCTTTCCGCAAGAGGACGATCGTTTTGCCATCAGTTAGGGCAGAGACGGCAACTGCCCACTCCTTCAATGCAGCCGTCATCGAGGATACCGGAGAGCGTTGATCGAGGTTAAACATCTGCAGCAGATTGGCGCAAGGACAATTGGCACTAAAGGTTGGCACAAGAGAATGTGATCAGATAAAACCGACTATGAAAGCTGCAATTTTTGAATTTAGCGAATTATCTTGACATTTATCCTGACATTGTTACAGATAGATTGTGGCTGCGGCAGCTTTCGCCCGATCGATTAAAATTCATGCAAAAAGAGACTGACTTCCCAAGTCAATCTCCACATTTTGTCGTTTATGTCGTTTTCTCAAATGGAAGAAACCCAACTTGCGCGTTCCCAATTCGGCAATTTGGTTATAAGAGCATCTACACCTTTAGGTTGCCCTTTTCCAGAACTCATCGTAACAAAGTACACAAAACTTTTGTGATAAAACTTCATGTTACTTTCTATCTTAAGGCATAACTCCACTTAATGATTGTTTCATTTATCACTCACTCGCTGGAGCTGAAATCTGCACTTAAAGCAAGCCATAGGCAGCGCCAGGACAGTTCTCGTGATCGAAATATCAGCAACTGCAAAATTTTTGCCAATTTCGGGCACTCTTTGTGTCAGAGATTCGTCGCCGATCGTATGTATCACGCTGATGGCACAAAAGTTTCACTCTGAGGCTTAATCACCATCCTATCCAAGGGAACCTAAACCTATGGCAGCAAGACAGACTCATTCTGGATCTCATGACATTTCACAAAAACTCGCTCGCTGGACAATGAAAAGCACCTGTTTTGGCACAATAACCTTTCTCCTGAGCGGGCTGATTGCTCCAGGTTTAACCCTGGCACAGACTTCTCAAACTCCCAGCGTTTCTACGCCACCTCCCAGCGATGCTCGGTTTGTCTGTGAGCCTGTCAACGGCGAATACACCGTGATGTATAGCCCACAAAGCCAGCCTGGAAAAATGTATCCTTGGGCGGCTCCAGGTATGATGGGCGGAGGCTGGAGTGCCGATCGACGGTGTAGTGAGATCAGCCGACGGTTGGAGTTTTACCGTCCAGATGGGCTATTAGAACTGAGAACTGCTGTAGAAAACGGGTATAACACGGTTTGTGTGACAACAGAGCAGGTTCCCGAATGCCGGATCGTGTTGACTGTG
Encoded here:
- a CDS encoding COP23 domain-containing protein, whose amino-acid sequence is MAARQTHSGSHDISQKLARWTMKSTCFGTITFLLSGLIAPGLTLAQTSQTPSVSTPPPSDARFVCEPVNGEYTVMYSPQSQPGKMYPWAAPGMMGGGWSADRRCSEISRRLEFYRPDGLLELRTAVENGYNTVCVTTEQVPECRIVLTVPEGQDPINTRNQVFANLSTADSGQQTSAVNTYSGNGGNSLLNQIGQVIGIDLSSVTGQSRQRQNSSAGINLRPFLDPADGGTGARLR
- a CDS encoding DUF1802 family protein, yielding MFNLDQRSPVSSMTAALKEWAVAVSALTDGKTIVLLRKGGIREQGGRFAVHQHRVWLYPTYEHQKPHLLKPEYAGQVSLVPSGWHPETVVISAWAEITHAIEVSEASIVEALLPFHIWNADFASERLKWKPRSPLSVLLLRAYRSPEPQAISYQPEYGGCKSWIELQANLSPEVAKPVLSDADYQRRVHQITAIVAPDITKES